In Citrus sinensis cultivar Valencia sweet orange chromosome 2, DVS_A1.0, whole genome shotgun sequence, a single genomic region encodes these proteins:
- the LOC127900404 gene encoding tetrahydroberberine oxidase-like → MKSSCTSIIPFAFILLLSYDCWVTFANIHATSSVLDDHYGDNLFLDCLSMHSDNASSISEVIYTKSHSSYSSVLNFSIQNFRFSTPNTPKPQVIVTPSDVSQVQAAIKCSQKHGLEVRIRSGGHDFEGLSFVSEVPFVIIDLLNLSEISVDAEEQTAWVQAGATLGQLYYRIAEKSKNLGFPAGLCPTVGAGGHISGGGYGVMLRKFGLAADNIVDAHLIDAKGRFLDRKSMGEDLFWAIRGGGGASFGVIVAWKVRLVTVPSTVTRFLVTRSLDQNATEIVHKWQYVAHKFHEDLFIEVTLSRVNSMMVAIFSSVFLGGVDRLLPMMQESFPELGLTKEDCTEMSWIESVQNLAGFEKGQSLDLLLDRDSQSNGVVVSGTTKAFFKGKADYVKEPIPVNVFEGIYDKFYKEEGQIAFMVLVPYGGKMSEISESETPYPHRAGNIYQIFYGVFWGEDGASQRHIDWLRRLYSYMTPYVSKNPRGAYINYRDLDVGTNNQGYTSVEQASVWGNKYFKNNFKRLVHVKTMVDPNDFFRNEQSIPPLIDNLRISCPESTCSETTPLLTEDSNGFPSSYSFQ, encoded by the coding sequence ATGAAGTCTTCTTGCACTTCTATCATCCCATTTgcttttattcttcttttatcGTATGATTGCTGGGTTACTTTTGCCAACATTCATGCAACTTCTTCAGTGCTTGATGATCATTACGgtgataatttatttcttgattgCCTTTCTATGCACTCTGATAACGCCTCCTCCATTTCCGAAGTGATTTACACAAAAAGCCATTCTTCTTATTCATCCGTCTTGAATTTTTCCATACAAAACTTCAGGTTCTCAACACCCAACACCCCCAAACCTCAAGTCATTGTCACGCCATCAGACGTATCCCAAGTTCAAGCAGCCATTAAATGTTCTCAAAAGCATGGCTTGGAGGTTAGGATTCGAAGTGGTGGCCATGACTTTGAGGGTCTATCTTTTGTTTCTGAGGTCCCGTTCGTCATCATTGATTTGCTAAATCTTAGTGAAATCAGTGTTGATGCAGAGGAGCAAACAGCTTGGGTTCAAGCAGGCGCCACCCTTGGCCAACTTTATTACAGAATTGCtgagaaaagtaaaaatctTGGCTTTCCAGCCGGACTTTGCCCTACTGTTGGGGCTGGTGGACATATTAGTGGTGGAGGATATGGGGTCATGTTGCGTAAATTTGGCCTTGCTGCCGATAACATCGTTGACGCACACTTGATTGACGCCAAAGGTAGATTTCTTGATAGAAAATCAATGGGAGAAGATCTATTTTGGGCCATTCGAGGTGGTGGAGGAGCTAGCTTTGGCGTGATCGTCGCATGGAAAGTAAGGCTAGTCACAGTTCCATCAACTGTGACTCGATTCCTAGTAACAAGAAGCTTGGATCAAAATGCAACAGAGATTGTTCACAAATGGCAGTACGTTGCACATAAGTTTCATGAAGATTTATTTATCGAAGTCACTTTATCCAGGGTGAATTCAATGATGGTGGCTATATTTTCATCGGTGTTTCTCGGTGGGGTTGATAGGCTCCTTCCAATGATGCAGGAGAGCTTCCCTGAGCTTGGTTTGACAAAAGAAGACTGCACAGAAATGAGCTGGATTGAATCAGTCCAGAATCTTGCTGGATTTGAAAAGGGACAATCCTTGGATTTGTTGCTTGATAGGGATTCTCAATCCAATGGGGTTGTTGTGAGTGGTACAACAAAAGCTTTTTTTAAAGGGAAAGCAGACTATGTGAAGGAGCCAATCCCTGTAAATGTATTCGAAGGAATATATGATAAGTTTTATAAAGAAGAGGGACAAATAGCTTTCATGGTATTGGTTCCTTATGGTGGGAAAATGAGTGAGATTTCGGAGTCTGAAACTCCGTACCCACATAGAGCTGGCAACATATACCAAATATTTTACGGAGTTTTTTGGGGAGAAGATGGAGCATCTCAAAGACATATTGATTGGTTAAGAAGATTATACAGTTACATGACACCCTATGTCTCAAAAAATCCTCGAGGAGCATATATCAATTACAGGGATCTTGACGTCGGAACAAATAACCAAGGATACACAAGCGTTGAACAAGCTAGCGTTTGGGGCAACAAATATTTCAAGAACAATTTCAAAAGGTTGGTTCATGTGAAGACTATGGTTGATCCTAATGATTTCTTTAGAAATGAACAAAGCATTCCACCTCTTATAGATAACTTACGCATTAGCTGTCCTGAGTCTACTTGTTCTGAGACCACTCCACTCCTTACAGAAGATTCTAATGGATTCCCCAGCAGCTACAGTTTTCAATGA
- the LOC102609852 gene encoding tetrahydroberberine oxidase-like — MKSSCTSIIPFAFILLLSYDCWVTFANIHATSSVLDDHYDDNLFLDCLSMHSDNASSISEVIYTKSHSSYSSVLNFSIQNFRFSTPNTPKPQVIVTPSDVSQVQAAIKCSQKHGLEVRIRSGGHDFEGLSFVSEVPFVIIDLLNLSEISVDAEEQTAWVQAGATLGQLYYRIAEKSKNLGFPAGLCPTVGAGGHISGGGYGVMLRKFGLAADNIVDAHLIDAKGRFLDRKSMGEDLFWAIRGGGGASFGVIVAWKVRLVTVPSTVTRFLVTRSLDQNATEIVHKWQYVAHKFHEDLFIEVTLSRVNSMMVAIFSSVFLGGVDRLLPMMQESFPELGLTKEDCTEMSWIESVQNLAGFEKGQSLDLLLDRDSQSNGVVVSGTTKAFFKGKADYVKEPIPVNVFEGIYDKFYKEEGQIAFMVLVPYGGKMSEISESETPYPHRAGNIYQIFYGVFWGEDGASQRHIDWLRRLYSYMTPYVSKNPRGAYINYRDLDVGTNNQGYTSVEQASVWGNKYFKNNFKRLVHVKTMVDPNDFFRNEQSIPPLIDNLRISCPESTCSETTPLLTEDSNGFPSSYSFQ, encoded by the coding sequence ATGAAGTCTTCTTGCACTTCTATCATCCCATTTgcttttattcttcttttatcGTATGACTGCTGGGTTACTTTTGCCAACATTCATGCAACTTCTTCAGTGCTTGATGATCATTAcgatgataatttatttcttgattgCCTTTCTATGCACTCTGATAACGCCTCCTCCATTTCCGAAGTGATTTACACAAAAAGCCATTCTTCTTATTCATCCGTCTTGAATTTTTCCATACAAAACTTCAGGTTCTCAACACCCAACACCCCCAAACCTCAAGTCATTGTCACGCCATCAGACGTATCCCAAGTTCAAGCAGCCATTAAATGTTCTCAAAAGCATGGCTTGGAGGTTAGGATTCGAAGTGGTGGCCATGACTTTGAGGGTCTATCTTTTGTTTCTGAGGTCCCGTTCGTCATCATTGATTTGCTAAATCTTAGTGAAATCAGTGTTGATGCAGAGGAGCAAACAGCTTGGGTTCAAGCAGGCGCCACCCTTGGCCAACTTTATTACAGAATTGCtgagaaaagtaaaaatctTGGCTTTCCAGCCGGACTTTGCCCTACTGTTGGGGCTGGTGGACATATTAGTGGTGGAGGATATGGGGTCATGTTGCGTAAATTTGGCCTTGCTGCCGATAACATCGTTGACGCACACTTGATTGACGCCAAAGGTAGATTTCTTGATAGAAAATCAATGGGAGAAGATCTATTTTGGGCCATTCGAGGTGGTGGAGGAGCTAGCTTTGGCGTGATCGTCGCATGGAAAGTAAGGCTAGTCACAGTTCCATCAACTGTGACTCGATTCCTAGTAACAAGAAGCTTGGATCAAAATGCAACAGAGATTGTTCACAAATGGCAGTACGTTGCACATAAGTTTCATGAAGATTTATTTATCGAAGTCACTTTATCCAGGGTGAATTCAATGATGGTGGCTATATTTTCATCGGTGTTTCTCGGTGGGGTTGATAGGCTCCTTCCAATGATGCAGGAGAGCTTCCCTGAGCTTGGTTTGACAAAAGAAGACTGCACAGAAATGAGCTGGATTGAATCAGTCCAGAATCTTGCTGGATTTGAAAAGGGACAATCCTTGGATTTGTTGCTTGATAGGGATTCTCAATCCAATGGGGTTGTTGTGAGTGGTACAACAAAAGCTTTTTTTAAAGGGAAAGCAGACTATGTGAAGGAGCCAATCCCTGTAAATGTATTCGAAGGAATATATGATAAGTTTTATAAAGAAGAGGGACAAATAGCTTTCATGGTATTGGTTCCTTATGGTGGGAAAATGAGTGAGATTTCGGAGTCTGAAACTCCGTACCCACATAGAGCTGGCAACATATACCAAATATTTTACGGAGTTTTTTGGGGAGAAGATGGAGCATCTCAAAGACATATTGATTGGTTAAGAAGATTATACAGTTACATGACACCCTATGTCTCAAAAAATCCTCGAGGAGCATATATCAATTACAGGGATCTTGACGTCGGAACAAATAACCAAGGATACACAAGCGTTGAACAAGCTAGCGTTTGGGGCAACAAATATTTCAAGAACAATTTCAAAAGGTTGGTTCATGTGAAGACTATGGTTGATCCTAATGATTTCTTTAGAAATGAACAAAGCATTCCACCTCTTATAGATAACTTACGCATTAGCTGTCCTGAGTCTACTTGTTCTGAGACCACTCCACTCCTTACAGAAGATTCTAATGGATTCCCCAGCAGCTACAGTTTTCAATGA